From a single Nematostella vectensis chromosome 3, jaNemVect1.1, whole genome shotgun sequence genomic region:
- the LOC5501894 gene encoding zinc finger protein 501: MQDQADIGAEARHTNTSPDTSGLTTLRFAKIKIERDSNEEVVKYQDLPEVEKDCVVKKETHDNPVKHDLQVVFTESSELHVEEAIEESQQFQCFVCSKAFPTEIALKRHNNVHDRINKCTCSYCGKEFNTSRNMKRHIRFHTQEKPYKCSHCPKAFSDASILKRHTRTHTKEKPYVCEICGKAFIQSNGLRFHQIVHTGAQPNGCKIHTCDFCSKAFGRHSDLVRHVRTHTGARPFQCEHCPKAFTSSSNCSRHMRIHTNERLFQCDLCEKAFIDRADLRRHCQRTHSDNRTRYSCGVCKKTFKSQRSVGHHSCRALEEVSVYPCDTCSRTFGHKSALKRHRAGCHALV, encoded by the coding sequence ATGCAAGACCAGGCCGACATCGGAGCTGAGGCTAGACATACAAACACTAGCCCTGACACTAGCGGGCTCACAACACTACGCTTCGCCAAAATTAAAATTGAGAGAGATAGCAACGAGGAGGTCGTCAAGTATCAGGATCTCCCGGAAGTAGAAAAAGACTGTGTTGTGAAGAAAGAAACGCATGACAACCCCGTTAAACATGATTTACAAGTCGTATTTACAGAATCCAGCGAGCTGCACGTGGAGGAAGCCATCGAGGAGTCACAGCAGTTCCAGTGTTTCGTCTGCTCGAAAGCCTTTCCCACTGAGATAGCGCTAAAACGACATAACAATGTCCACGATAGAATTAACAAATGCACGTGCTCTTACTGCGGCAAAGAATTCAATACTAGTCGAAATATGAAACGCCATATACGCTTCCACACCCAGGAGAAACCGTACAAGTGTTCACACTGCCCTAAAGCCTTTAGCGACGCTTCCATCCTCAAGAGGCACACGCGCACGCACACGAAAGAGAAACCGTACGTGTGCGAGATATGCGGTAAAGCATTTATCCAATCAAACGGCTTGAGATTTCACCAGATAGTCCACACAGGGGCACAGCCAAACGGATGCAAAATCCATACTTGTGACTTCTGCTCTAAAGCATTTGGTCGCCATAGTGATTTAGTTCGCCACGTACGCACCCACACTGGTGCGAGGCCATTTCAGTGTGAGCACTGCCCCAAGGCGTTCACCTCTTCGTCGAACTGCTCTCGTCACATGCGCATTCACACGAATGAAAGACTTTTTCAATGCGACTTGTGCGAAAAGGCTTTCATCGATCGTGCTGACTTGCGAAGGCACTGTCAACGCACCCATTCTGACAATAGAACGCGGTATTCCTGTGGTGTCTGTAAGAAGACGTTCAAGTCGCAAAGGAGTGTGGGGCACCACTCATGTCGCGCATTGGAGGAAGTGTCTGTGTACCCTTGTGATACATGTAGTAGGACGTTTGGACACAAAAGTGCTTTGAAGAGGCACAGGGCCGGGTGTCACGCCCTTGTGTGA
- the LOC5509001 gene encoding uncharacterized protein LOC5509001, translating to MRTALVFSSVTLLFVACVADKIFEIRGHGLELGKHRDSDGHVEVLQSLPSPKEFWDNYASIRKPVVLRGAGKNFPAFDLWTDPYLVENYGDLEVKLEARKEKEKVPVGEKGLGRDTIRSFLESYAKKDTYMVSQLPDPLAREVRVLPCLMCGTFSERILEANLWLSSGGTKSMLHKDADNAINCLLNGTKDWILIHPDNEKNIPVAKGDKGYGGFATLDVDKVNLIKYPKFKEVHWQYANLTAGDCLYLPYSYWHQVRSYGAKNMAVSVLFSRLTQFNETGCESAKLEYTPLSDVNMVWTYPGHGPQTMGNLDPFELKDNYLQEIKHIENQQFTVDYLFESLTQEGVYENHPSIRRDMASKILSIMDPGGKGYAGEDDIEALTVESLKAIADILDPDAANTEEYEHITISVDDVRGCFQEALKEGDGQLTLNSLIEHYKELEGSEKVARELFAMLEPKQKYIATQEEVDRHLPEILELFKKVRVSNDMSGEWHQKEVLEDKKIMEEYLKTVGQNPDAGNGKARDEL from the exons ATGAGGACAGCGTTAGTTTTCAGCTCTGTCACTCTACTTTTCGTCGCCTGCGTGGCTGACAAAATCTTCGAGATACGCGGCCATGGTTTGGAGCTTGGAAAACACCGCGACTCCGATGGTCATGTAGAAGTCTTACAGTCTTTGCCGAGTCCAAAAGAGTTTTGGGATAATTATGCTAGTATTCGAAAACCTGTTGTATTGCGTGGGGCAGGCAAGAATTTCCCAGCTTTTGATCTCTGGACTGACCCGTATTTAGTGGAGAATTACGGCGACCTTGAAGTGAAACTGGAAGCAAGAAAGGAGAAAGAAAAAGTGCCCGTTGGCGAAAAAGGTCTCGGTCGTGACACGATTCGCAGTTTTCTTGAAAGTTATGCAAAGAAGGACACGTATATGGTCTCCCAACTCCCCGACCCTCTGGCCAGGGAGGTTCGTGTGCTTCCTTGTTTGATGTGCGGTACCTTTTCAGAGCGaattttggaagcaaattTGTGGCTTAGTTCTGGTGGAACAAAAAGTATGCTTCACAAAGATGCAGATAACGCGATCAATTGCTTACTCAACGGAACCAAAGATTGGATCCTTATACACCCGGATAACGAAAAGAAC ATTCCTGTTGCTAAGGGAGACAAAGGCTATGGTGGGTTTGCGACTCTGGATGTTGATAAAGTAAATCTCATCAAGTACCCAAAGTTTAAGGAGGTCCACTGGCAGTATGCTAACCTGACGGCAGGGGATTGTCTGTACCTCCCATACA GTTATTGGCACCAAGTAAGATCTTATGGAGCCAAAAACATGGCAGTATCTGTATTATTTTCCAGACTCACCCAGTTCAACGAAACAGGATGTGAGAGTGCAAAACTAGAGTATACCCCCTTAAGTGACGTCAACATGGTCTGGACATACCCTGGACATGGCCCACAGACCATGGGAAACCTTGACCCATTTGAGTTGAA GGATAATTATCTTCAAGAAATCAAACATATTGAGAACCAGCAGTTTACAGTGGATTACTTATTTGAATCCCTAACTCAG gAGGGAGTTTATGAAAATCACCCCAGTATAAGGAGAGACATGGCCAGCAAG ATTTTGTCAATCATGGACCCAGGTGGTAAAGGGTACGCTGGTGAGGATGACATTGAGGCTCTCACTGTTGAGTCACTCAAAGCAATTGCTGATATTTTGGACCCTGATGCCGCAAACACGGAGGAGTATGAACATATAACAATCAGTGTGGATGATGTAAG gGGATGTTTTCAAGAAGCACTGAAAGAGGGTGATGGTCAGCTCACTTTGAACTCTTTGATTGAGCACTATAAG GAACTCGAGGGATCCGAGAAGGTTGCCCGTGAGCTGTTTGCAATGCTAGAACCCAAGCAGAAGTACATCGCCACTCAAGAGGAGGTTGACCGACACTTGCCTGAAATACTGGAACTCTTCAAGAAAGTGCGAGTCAGCAACGATATGTCAG GTGAATGGCACCAGAAAGAGGTCCTAGAAGACAAAAAGATCATGGAGGAATATCTCAAAACTGTCGGACAAAACCCAGATGCTGGAAATGGAAAGGCACGAGACGAGTTGTGA